The DNA segment TCGCCCACGAGGGTCCTGGCCAGCGACGCGGGGACTCCCGACGCGGTATCGAGGACGGTCATCACGCCACCCCCAGCGCGCGGCGTAGCGACAAAGGGCGGATGTCGGTCCACACCAGTTCGATGTGGTCCAGGCACGCCTCACGGTCGCCGGTGAATCCGACCTCGTACCACCCCAGCGGCAGTGGTCGCTTCGCCGGCCAGATCGAATGCTGTTCCTCGTCGTTCCGTACGACTGTCCATTCGGAAATGTTGTCCTGCACTGTGATCCCCTGTTCCTTCGACTGGTTGCGTGATGGCTTGCGTCAGTTGTGTACGGGCTGATCGACGAACACCTGCGCGCCCCGCTCGAGTTTGACGAGGTGATCGCACAGGTCGAAGTAGCGATCGTCGTGGGTCACGACGATCACGATGCGGCCTTCGTCGCGAATGCGCGGAAGGATGTCGGTGTAGAAGCGGTGGCGGTTCTCCGGATCCTGTTCTGCGGCCCACTCGTCGAGCACCACGACATCGCGTGGGTCGGCCAGCGTTTCCACCAGGGCCAGCCGCTTGCGCTGTCCGCTCGAGAGTCCCTCGAAGATCAGCCGTTCCCCGTCGAGCTCGACGACCGCGTCGAGACCGAGCTCGTGCAGCCAGTAGCGGGCACGCGCGGCGACCTCGGGATCGGCCGACCGCAACCGTCCGAACACGAACGAGTCGGCGAAGCAAGCCGAGACGTTCTCCCGATAGGCGACGATCTCGTTGGGTGAGAGGGCACTGCCGTCGACCTCGAGCGATCCACCGTCCGGGGTGTACAACCCGGCCAGTACGCGGCCCAATGTGCTTTTGCCGCTGCCGTTTCCGCCCACGAGGAAGGTGATGGTGCCGCGGGCGAAGCGCTGTGTCACCGGTCCGATCGCGAAGGCCTCCCCTGGCGAGGCAGCGTCGTACGCGAATGTCATACCCTCGACGCCTATCTCGTCGACCACGGCGGGTCGCTCGACGTCGACGACAACTTCGCTGTCCTCGCGCAGTGTCGCGACCTCGCCGATTCGGCGCAGTGCCACGACGGCACGCGACAGAACCGGTCCGATGTTGAGCACGGTGACGAGCGGGGTGTTGAGGTACAGAACCGCCAGGGCGACACCGACCCGATCCTGCGCCGGAATACCGAGGGCGTCCCCGCCGAAGGCGACGGCACCGACGCACGCCAGGAAGAGCATCTGCCCCCAGTACCCCGTGACGAGGCTGACGGTGGAACCTCTGACGACACTGCGCGCGTAGTCGGCCGATTGCCGACGCAGGTCCTGCTCCACCA comes from the Rhodococcus sp. SBT000017 genome and includes:
- a CDS encoding MbtH family NRPS accessory protein, with amino-acid sequence MQDNISEWTVVRNDEEQHSIWPAKRPLPLGWYEVGFTGDREACLDHIELVWTDIRPLSLRRALGVA
- a CDS encoding cyclic peptide export ABC transporter yields the protein MKTLLAVLLRGGRGISALAVIAGIVTGVATIVMVATITSAVTSDTGLDALAPFVAAAVAVLLSGALASNALVRVTQKSVDRLRTKLVDDLLSVPLRGFESFRTARAMAVLTEDLAAVGQAVQSLPLLLINSVIVICALGYVGILSPVALGVLVLVIVIGGSAYAFANGKAGAHMYRAREAQDGLHETYQAITHGFKDVKLSSRLRASLVEQDLRRQSADYARSVVRGSTVSLVTGYWGQMLFLACVGAVAFGGDALGIPAQDRVGVALAVLYLNTPLVTVLNIGPVLSRAVVALRRIGEVATLREDSEVVVDVERPAVVDEIGVEGMTFAYDAASPGEAFAIGPVTQRFARGTITFLVGGNGSGKSTLGRVLAGLYTPDGGSLEVDGSALSPNEIVAYRENVSACFADSFVFGRLRSADPEVAARARYWLHELGLDAVVELDGERLIFEGLSSGQRKRLALVETLADPRDVVVLDEWAAEQDPENRHRFYTDILPRIRDEGRIVIVVTHDDRYFDLCDHLVKLERGAQVFVDQPVHN